A single window of Liolophura sinensis isolate JHLJ2023 chromosome 6, CUHK_Ljap_v2, whole genome shotgun sequence DNA harbors:
- the LOC135469191 gene encoding LOW QUALITY PROTEIN: atrial natriuretic peptide receptor 1-like (The sequence of the model RefSeq protein was modified relative to this genomic sequence to represent the inferred CDS: deleted 1 base in 1 codon), whose product MIIYVVVMLVIIVACITLSIWYASCIYSLTSRIRNYAWSVSQKTLQLDAEKKKSEKLLYQMLPRQVVDQLRVNNCVQAEHFDQVTIFFSDVVGFTDLSSVSTPLQVVDLLNNLYSLFDSWIDQYDVYKVETIGDAYMVVSGLPERNGERHVIEICSMSLDIVQSVQHFTIPHLPQQKLRIRIGIHSGPCVAGVVGVKMPRYCLFGDTVNTASRMESSGVAQQIHISEATKTLLDSVGGYQCVLRGDVNIKGKGIMRTYWLTGRCANG is encoded by the exons ATGATTATCTATGTGGTAGTCATGCTTGTTATCATCGTGGCATGCATCACGCTTAGTATTTGGTATGCCTCTTGTATTTATTCGCTGACGTCCAGAATACGGAATTATGCGTGGTCTGTGTCTCAGAAAACCCTTCAACTAGACGCTGAAAAGAAGAAGTCCGAAAAACTTCTGTATCAAATGTTACCTCGTCAAGTGGTGGACCAGTTACGAGTGAACAACTGTGTCCAAGCGGAACATTTCGACCAGGTGACCATTTTCTTTAGTGATGTAGTTGGTTTCACAGATCTGTCCAGTGTGAGCACGCCGCTCCAGGTGGTCGATCTGCTCAATAACCTCTACAG TCTGTTTGACTCTTGGATTGACCAGTATGACGTGTACAAAGTAGAGACAATCGGGGACGCTTACATGGTGGTCAGCGGACTACCGGAGAGAAACGGAGAACGTCACGTGATCGAGATCTGCTCCATGTCGCTAGACATTGTACAGTCTGTGCAACACTTTACTATACCTCACCTGCCACAGCAAAAGTTAAGGATTAGGATAGGCATTCATTCAG GTCCGTGTGTGGCT GGGGTTGTTGGGGTGAAGATGCCTAGATACTGTTTGTTTGGTGATACTGTGAACACGGCCTCCAGAATGGAATCCTCAGGTGTCG CTCAGCAGATTCATATAAGTGAAGCAACGAAGACGTTGTTGGATAGTGTGGGTGGATATCAGTGTGTATTAAGAGGGGATGTAAATATAAAG